One window of the Actinomycetota bacterium genome contains the following:
- a CDS encoding MOSC domain-containing protein, with amino-acid sequence MPTLARLSVTPVKGTAIHHPSSATITPTGIPQDRRFYIVDEWGELFSGSTFGPLVAIVAEYDTEAERLKLRFPDGSLTEAPADELGAEETTDFYGRPVAAHVVEGPFAEAISVYCARPLRLVRCDREGDGADVEPITVVSAESVRDLAERGRYEGTLDARRFRLNLELEGCDPYEEDSWAGHRVRVGGATIEVRGQVPRCVFTTKDPDTGEKDWDTLTQIARYRQRIPGDGGLPFGVYARVVEPGSVRVGDAVTPLDLDL; translated from the coding sequence ATGCCGACGCTCGCCCGCCTCAGCGTGACCCCGGTGAAGGGGACCGCGATCCATCACCCCTCGTCGGCGACCATCACGCCAACGGGGATCCCCCAGGATCGCCGGTTCTACATCGTGGATGAGTGGGGCGAGCTGTTCAGCGGCAGCACGTTCGGCCCCCTGGTCGCGATCGTGGCCGAATACGACACCGAGGCCGAACGCCTGAAGCTCCGCTTCCCCGACGGCAGCCTGACCGAGGCGCCCGCCGACGAGCTCGGCGCCGAGGAGACCACGGACTTCTACGGACGGCCCGTGGCCGCGCACGTCGTCGAGGGACCGTTCGCCGAGGCGATCTCGGTGTACTGCGCCCGCCCCCTCCGGCTGGTGCGATGCGACCGCGAGGGGGACGGTGCCGACGTGGAGCCGATCACGGTCGTCTCGGCCGAGTCCGTGCGCGACCTCGCCGAGCGAGGCAGGTACGAGGGGACGCTCGACGCACGGCGGTTCCGGCTCAACCTCGAACTCGAGGGCTGCGACCCGTACGAGGAGGACTCGTGGGCGGGCCATCGTGTACGGGTGGGCGGGGCCACGATCGAGGTCCGCGGCCAGGTGCCGCGATGCGTATTCACCACCAAGGACCCTGACACCGGCGAGAAGGACTGGGACACCCTCACCCAGATCGCGAGGTACCGACAGCGCATCCCCGGCGACGGCGGCCTTCCGTTCGGCGTCTATGCCCGTGTCGTGGAACCCGGTTCGGTCCGGGTCGGCGACGCCGTCACGCCGCTCGACCTCGACCTCTAG
- a CDS encoding heavy metal translocating P-type ATPase, which translates to MATHAPLDLSRWWLALSIVGLAAGGVLALAFDEERAAGLVWAATTVIGVIPIARDVVGGLIRREPGVDLIALIAMVTALALQEYLAGAVIALMLATGHALESYADRRAHAELSALLSRAPRVVTRYEHDGLVTLPIEEVRPGDRLLVKTGEVVPVDGVLMGDAVLDESALTGESRPVDRPHNDLVRSGAVNAGRGFDLRATASAEDSTYAGIVRLVQAAQDEKAPAVRLADRYAAIFIPITLVIALGAWAVSGDPLRFLTVVMVATPCPLILAVPIAIVAGISRSAKRGIIVKGGGALETLARGSVLMFDKTGTLTSGVPTVADVEPFGATGSGELLRLAASLDQVSPHVLAGAVVRSAREHEVELEFPDAVVEKHGAGIEGDVGERRVSLGKASFVSGGAPLPRGARDARRRSMLDGSSCVFIAVDGVVAGALLIDDPIRPDTPRVIRSLRRTGIRRVVMVTGDHPDVAESVGAALGVDRILSERSPGEKVEAVDAERGEGGVVIMVGDGLNDAPALAAADVGVAMGARGATASSEAADVVLVVDRLDRLVEAMTIAKRSRTIAVQSVLMGMGVAFGFMFLGAFGLFGPVAAAIVQEAIDVASILNALRALGGGAGHARRPPGTDVGERFREEHRLFAPELHRIRSVADRLETLAPEEARTELEAIRAFLVNRLPRHEEEEEAAVYPVVARLMGGEDPMASMARAHVEISHLTRVFRSLIDDLPAGVPGPDDLMDLRRVLYGLQAILRLHFAQEEEAYAWLAAEADADAREPSPV; encoded by the coding sequence ATGGCGACACACGCCCCGCTCGACCTGAGCCGATGGTGGCTCGCCTTGTCGATCGTCGGGCTCGCTGCGGGCGGCGTGCTCGCGCTCGCCTTCGACGAGGAACGGGCCGCCGGGCTCGTGTGGGCGGCGACCACGGTGATCGGCGTCATCCCGATCGCGCGCGACGTGGTCGGGGGACTCATCCGCCGCGAACCAGGGGTGGATCTGATCGCGTTGATCGCGATGGTCACCGCGCTGGCGCTGCAGGAGTACCTGGCCGGCGCCGTGATCGCACTCATGCTGGCGACCGGGCACGCGCTCGAGTCCTACGCGGACCGTCGGGCCCACGCGGAGCTCTCGGCGCTGCTTTCCAGGGCTCCGAGGGTCGTCACCCGCTACGAGCACGACGGTCTCGTCACCCTGCCGATCGAGGAGGTCCGTCCGGGCGACCGGCTCCTCGTGAAGACCGGTGAGGTCGTGCCGGTCGACGGCGTGTTGATGGGGGACGCCGTACTCGACGAGTCGGCGCTGACGGGAGAGTCGCGACCGGTCGACCGGCCCCACAACGACCTCGTCCGCTCGGGCGCCGTCAATGCGGGGCGCGGGTTCGACCTGCGGGCGACGGCATCCGCGGAGGACAGCACCTACGCGGGCATCGTGCGGCTCGTGCAGGCCGCACAGGACGAGAAGGCGCCCGCCGTCCGCCTTGCGGACCGATACGCGGCGATCTTCATCCCCATCACGCTGGTGATCGCGCTCGGGGCATGGGCGGTCTCGGGCGACCCCCTGCGCTTCCTCACGGTCGTGATGGTCGCGACGCCGTGCCCGCTGATCCTCGCCGTGCCGATCGCGATCGTGGCCGGCATCTCGCGCTCGGCGAAGCGAGGCATCATCGTGAAGGGCGGCGGAGCTCTCGAGACCCTCGCCCGAGGCTCCGTGCTGATGTTCGACAAGACCGGCACCTTGACGTCGGGGGTCCCAACGGTCGCCGACGTGGAGCCGTTCGGGGCCACCGGGAGCGGAGAGCTGCTCCGCCTGGCGGCCTCGCTCGATCAGGTGTCGCCGCACGTGCTCGCGGGTGCGGTGGTCCGGTCTGCTCGTGAGCACGAGGTCGAGCTGGAGTTCCCCGACGCGGTGGTCGAGAAGCACGGGGCGGGCATCGAAGGTGATGTGGGGGAGCGCCGGGTCTCGCTCGGGAAGGCCTCGTTCGTCTCCGGCGGCGCCCCACTCCCGCGCGGAGCTCGCGATGCCCGGCGTCGATCGATGCTCGACGGATCGTCGTGCGTGTTCATCGCCGTCGACGGCGTGGTCGCGGGCGCGCTACTGATCGATGACCCGATCCGACCCGATACCCCGCGCGTGATCCGGTCCCTGCGGCGCACCGGCATCCGGCGGGTCGTGATGGTGACGGGCGACCACCCGGATGTCGCCGAGTCGGTCGGAGCCGCGCTCGGCGTGGACCGGATCCTCTCCGAGCGGAGCCCCGGCGAGAAGGTCGAGGCGGTCGATGCGGAGCGTGGTGAAGGTGGGGTCGTCATCATGGTGGGAGACGGCCTGAACGACGCGCCCGCGCTCGCCGCCGCCGACGTCGGGGTGGCGATGGGCGCTCGCGGCGCCACCGCCTCGTCGGAGGCGGCCGACGTCGTGCTCGTGGTCGACCGCCTCGACCGCCTGGTCGAGGCGATGACGATCGCGAAGCGTTCCCGCACGATCGCCGTGCAGAGCGTGCTGATGGGCATGGGGGTCGCGTTCGGGTTCATGTTCCTCGGGGCGTTCGGGCTGTTCGGACCGGTCGCGGCCGCGATCGTGCAGGAGGCCATCGACGTGGCCTCGATCCTCAACGCCCTGCGTGCCCTCGGCGGAGGTGCCGGACACGCTCGACGTCCGCCAGGCACCGACGTGGGGGAGCGGTTCCGCGAGGAGCACCGGCTCTTCGCGCCCGAGCTACACCGCATCCGCTCGGTGGCCGATCGCCTCGAGACGCTGGCACCCGAGGAGGCACGAACGGAGCTCGAGGCGATCCGTGCGTTCCTGGTCAACCGGCTCCCACGGCACGAGGAGGAGGAGGAGGCCGCCGTCTACCCGGTCGTCGCGCGGCTGATGGGCGGGGAGGACCCGATGGCGAGCATGGCGCGGGCGCACGTCGAGATCTCGCACCTCACCCGGGTGTTCCGCTCGCTCATCGACGACCTGCCCGCGGGCGTGCCGGGCCCCGACGACCTGATGGACCTGCGACGGGTGCTGTACGGCCTGCAGGCGATCCTGCGCCTGCACTTCGCCCAGGAGGAGGAGGCGTACGCGTGGCTCGCGGCCGAGGCCGACGCCGACGCGCGGGAGCCCTCGCCCGTCTAG
- a CDS encoding gamma-glutamyltransferase has product MELHAVGRTWAVAAPHALAAEAASIAFERGGNAIDAALAAATTLAVVYPHMCGVGGDLFALVQHPAGDVVAINASGRAPAGADPASAGAAGAGRMPEHGPWSVTVPGAVSGWEMLHRQGGNLTWSDAFTAAVAYAHGGVSVASDLAATLAEDADRLVADAGMAEVFFPDGLPAQVHTQVRQPALGATLQALAEQGTGAWYGGELGARFADGLRALGVPIDLADMAGHRADLGTPLRTRFRDIDVLVHPPNSQGFVLLEALALIERLEIDPDPLGPDAGVLAHVLRASARDRDRHLADPERMRVHPSTLLDDGHLGAVADEVRAGVPGPPPGLARHAGDTIALVTADAEGRGVSLIQSLYDGFGSGLLEPSTGVVAQSRGACFTLARDHPNLLAPGARPAHTLMPVVVQRDGRLDGVAGTMGGSAQPQILTMALTRAFALGMSPAEAVTAPRWLVGGMAPERETPEVLAEADVPAPVTSALTDSGYRVSTVPAQSGSVGHAHMIRAVAGGFAAGSDPRADGGALAS; this is encoded by the coding sequence ATGGAGCTGCACGCGGTCGGTCGGACGTGGGCGGTCGCGGCGCCGCACGCGCTGGCGGCCGAGGCAGCCTCGATCGCCTTCGAGCGCGGTGGGAACGCGATCGACGCGGCGCTCGCGGCGGCGACCACGCTCGCGGTCGTCTACCCGCACATGTGCGGTGTCGGCGGCGATCTCTTCGCCCTGGTGCAGCACCCGGCGGGCGACGTGGTCGCGATCAATGCCAGCGGCCGCGCCCCCGCGGGCGCCGACCCGGCATCGGCGGGCGCCGCTGGGGCGGGCAGGATGCCGGAGCACGGTCCCTGGAGCGTCACCGTCCCCGGTGCGGTCAGCGGCTGGGAGATGCTGCACCGTCAAGGGGGAAACCTGACATGGTCGGACGCCTTCACCGCCGCGGTGGCCTACGCCCATGGAGGGGTCAGCGTGGCGTCCGACCTGGCGGCGACCCTGGCCGAGGATGCCGACCGACTCGTGGCCGACGCCGGCATGGCGGAAGTGTTCTTCCCCGACGGCCTGCCCGCGCAGGTCCACACCCAGGTCCGCCAGCCCGCGCTGGGTGCCACCCTCCAAGCGCTCGCCGAGCAGGGCACGGGCGCGTGGTACGGAGGCGAGCTCGGCGCACGATTCGCGGACGGCCTGCGAGCGCTCGGCGTGCCGATCGACCTCGCCGACATGGCCGGGCACCGCGCCGATCTCGGTACGCCGCTGCGGACCCGCTTCCGCGACATCGACGTGCTCGTGCACCCACCGAACTCGCAGGGCTTCGTACTGCTCGAGGCCCTCGCGCTGATCGAGCGTCTGGAGATCGATCCCGATCCGCTCGGACCCGATGCGGGGGTCTTGGCCCACGTGCTCCGCGCCTCGGCCCGCGATCGCGACCGCCACCTCGCCGACCCCGAACGCATGCGCGTGCATCCGTCGACCCTGCTCGACGACGGGCACCTGGGCGCGGTCGCCGACGAGGTCCGCGCGGGTGTGCCCGGTCCTCCGCCCGGCCTGGCGCGGCACGCGGGCGATACGATCGCGCTCGTGACCGCCGATGCCGAGGGCCGCGGGGTCTCCCTGATCCAGAGCCTCTACGACGGCTTCGGGTCCGGGCTGCTGGAACCGTCCACCGGCGTCGTCGCCCAGAGCCGGGGCGCGTGCTTCACGCTCGCACGGGACCACCCGAACCTGCTCGCGCCCGGGGCGAGGCCGGCGCACACGTTGATGCCGGTCGTCGTGCAACGCGACGGACGCCTCGACGGGGTCGCCGGCACGATGGGCGGCTCGGCCCAGCCACAGATCCTCACGATGGCCCTGACGCGAGCGTTCGCCCTCGGCATGAGCCCCGCCGAGGCCGTCACCGCGCCGCGCTGGCTGGTGGGCGGCATGGCCCCCGAGCGGGAGACGCCCGAGGTGCTCGCGGAGGCCGATGTCCCAGCGCCGGTGACCTCCGCGCTCACGGACTCGGGCTACCGCGTCTCGACCGTGCCGGCGCAGAGCGGATCGGTCGGACACGCGCACATGATCCGCGCGGTTGCGGGTGGCTTCGCCGCGGGAAGCGACCCACGCGCCGACGGAGGCGCCCTCGCTTCCTGA
- a CDS encoding FABP family protein produces the protein MSDRPGVPDDVVIGPLVSGLAPLACLLGSWRGGGRGAFPTIDAFDYGEWIRFEHVGDGFLLSSQRSWLAADGSPLHFERGFWRPGGSAERVEVTLAHPLGLTEVAEGTVATAGPVTTIEVATGTIGRTSTGMDVVGLVRRYRVEGDALSYEIDMATGTTPMARHLAAELRRVSD, from the coding sequence ATGAGCGATCGGCCCGGCGTCCCCGACGACGTCGTGATCGGACCCCTCGTATCCGGGCTGGCGCCGCTCGCTTGTCTGCTCGGCTCGTGGCGAGGCGGCGGGCGAGGCGCATTTCCGACGATCGACGCGTTCGACTACGGCGAGTGGATCCGATTCGAACACGTCGGCGACGGGTTCCTGCTGTCGTCGCAGCGCAGCTGGCTCGCCGCCGACGGTTCCCCGCTCCACTTCGAGCGCGGCTTCTGGCGGCCGGGGGGCTCGGCCGAACGCGTGGAGGTCACGCTCGCGCATCCGCTCGGGCTCACCGAGGTGGCCGAGGGAACGGTTGCGACGGCGGGTCCTGTGACGACGATCGAGGTGGCGACGGGGACGATCGGTCGCACGAGCACCGGCATGGACGTGGTCGGCCTCGTCCGGCGTTACCGGGTCGAGGGTGACGCGCTGAGCTACGAGATCGACATGGCCACGGGCACGACCCCGATGGCACGGCACCTCGCCGCCGAGCTGCGTCGCGTGTCCGACTGA
- a CDS encoding DEAD/DEAH box helicase codes for MSLTPFSPAVREWFEASFDAPTPAQSKGWKAIAKGDHTLVLAPTGSGKTLAAFLWAIDRLTTETPPTDPKGRTRVVYISPLRALAVDVEKNLRAPLAGIRHAAERSGTGLAHDPVVGVRTGDTPSRERRQLLAHPPDILITTPESLYLMLTSSARETLRGVTTVIVDEIHSLAGTKRGAHLALSLERLDALTAEPPQRIGLSATQRPLETIAGFLGGHEDDGEPRPVSIVDAGHRKPMELEVLVPVEDMGSLGQPMDLPPSGPAAGGPSRTSIWPAIHPRLLELIRAHRSTIVFVNGRRLAERLAAQLNELAEEDLVRTHHGSIAREQRLEVEDALKSGRLRAIVATSSLELGIDMGAVDLVVQVESPGSVASGLQRIGRAGHQVGEPSKGKIFPKFRGDLLEASVVAERMLAGAIEETRVPRDPLDVLAQQLVAMCAVDEWHVDDLYATVRRAENFAGLSREIFLAVLDLLAGRYPSDGFAELRPRLVWDRKTDVVRARDGAGRIAITSGGTIPDRGLFGVFLADGTRVGELDEEMVYESRRGEVFLLGASSWRIDDITRDRVVVSPAPGEPGKMPFWHGDRPGRPIELGRAIGAFTRELRGKRRDEALTRLRDDVGLDTWAADNLVTYLDEQVEATGAVPDDRTIVVERFRDEIGDWRVCVLSPFGDRVHAPWGLAIEARLEERFGPGAQVLWGDDGIVIRLPEAVDRIPVEDLLFEPEAVEAAVVEALPGTAMFASVFREASARALLLPRQRPGRRTPLWQQRQRSADLLVEAAKHPTFPMLLETTRECLRDVFDVPALREVMGDLRSRRTKLVAVETDHASPFAQSLLFRWIAVFMYEADAPLAERRAAALALDRDLLRELLGAEELRDLLDPRAIDEVVLELQRLAEGRRARGTDGVHDLLRNLGPLDDAEVRARADGDGDALTRALIDDGRAIRARVAGVERVAAVEDAARLRDALGVSLPRGLPGAFTGPTDRALHDLVSRYARTHGPFVPAEPAERFGVSVDRVEAALAELEAGGTLTQGGFSPGGVGHEWCDADVLRRLRQRSLAALRREVEPVEAAAFARFLPAWQGADRPNGASDALVEAIGHLQGAAIPASILETDVLPARVRGYRPADLDAIAASGDLVWIGAGGLGADDGRVVLSFRGQASALLRDRSDGERPDDAVHDAIRSHLAERGASFWTDLVQAAGTADERVLLTALWDLVWAGEVTNDTLAPLRAFVRGASARIRAPQPGRRPRPGALRRTGPPAGAGRWSLTTGLLEPGLSPTENAHARALQLLDRHGVVTREAALAECTPGGYAGVYPILKALEEAGAVRRGYFVAGLGAAQFAMPGAVDRLRAARVTASLDDPAPLVLAAADPAQPYGAALAWPEAPGRASRAAGAYVVLVDGRVAAFLERGARSLVTFDVDAGSWADALASLVKDGRLRRVELVRIDGEPSASSPHAERLRQAGFVDGYRGLTLRG; via the coding sequence GTGAGCCTGACCCCCTTCTCCCCCGCCGTCCGCGAGTGGTTCGAGGCATCCTTCGACGCGCCCACCCCGGCGCAGTCGAAGGGCTGGAAGGCGATCGCGAAGGGCGACCACACGCTGGTGCTCGCTCCGACGGGCTCGGGCAAGACGCTCGCGGCCTTCCTGTGGGCGATCGACCGTCTCACGACCGAGACCCCGCCGACCGATCCGAAGGGGCGCACGCGGGTCGTCTACATCTCCCCGCTGCGGGCGCTCGCGGTCGACGTGGAGAAGAACCTTCGGGCCCCGCTCGCGGGCATCCGGCACGCGGCCGAGCGGTCCGGCACCGGGCTGGCGCACGACCCCGTCGTCGGGGTGCGCACCGGCGACACGCCCTCCCGGGAGCGGCGACAGCTCCTCGCACACCCCCCCGACATCCTGATCACGACGCCGGAGTCGCTCTACCTGATGCTCACGTCGTCGGCGCGCGAGACCCTGCGAGGGGTCACGACCGTGATCGTCGACGAGATCCACTCGCTCGCCGGCACCAAGCGCGGTGCCCACCTCGCGCTCTCGCTCGAACGGCTCGATGCGCTCACCGCCGAACCTCCCCAGCGCATCGGTCTGTCGGCCACGCAGCGCCCGCTCGAGACGATCGCGGGCTTCCTCGGCGGGCACGAGGACGACGGCGAGCCGCGGCCCGTGTCGATCGTCGATGCCGGACACCGCAAGCCGATGGAGCTCGAGGTCCTCGTGCCGGTCGAGGACATGGGCTCACTCGGCCAACCCATGGATCTTCCCCCGAGCGGTCCCGCGGCGGGGGGCCCTTCTCGCACTTCGATCTGGCCAGCGATCCATCCGCGGTTGCTCGAGCTGATCCGCGCGCACCGGTCGACGATCGTCTTCGTGAACGGGCGCCGACTCGCGGAGCGCCTCGCCGCGCAGCTGAATGAACTCGCCGAGGAGGACCTCGTCCGCACCCACCACGGGTCGATCGCCCGCGAGCAGCGGCTCGAGGTCGAGGACGCCCTGAAGTCGGGGCGGCTTCGGGCGATCGTGGCCACGAGCAGCCTCGAGCTCGGCATCGACATGGGCGCCGTCGATCTCGTGGTGCAGGTGGAGTCGCCCGGGTCGGTGGCGAGCGGGCTGCAGCGCATCGGCCGCGCGGGCCACCAGGTGGGCGAGCCCAGCAAAGGCAAGATCTTCCCGAAGTTCCGGGGCGACCTGCTCGAGGCGAGCGTCGTGGCCGAGCGCATGCTCGCCGGGGCGATCGAGGAGACACGCGTGCCGCGCGATCCGCTCGACGTGCTCGCGCAGCAGCTCGTCGCGATGTGCGCGGTCGACGAGTGGCACGTCGACGACCTCTACGCGACCGTGCGTCGGGCCGAGAACTTCGCCGGATTGTCGCGCGAGATCTTCCTCGCGGTGCTCGACCTGCTGGCGGGACGCTACCCGAGCGACGGGTTCGCCGAGCTGCGACCGCGGCTCGTCTGGGACCGGAAGACCGACGTCGTTCGGGCACGCGACGGGGCGGGGCGCATCGCGATCACGAGCGGCGGCACGATCCCCGACCGCGGGTTGTTCGGGGTGTTCCTCGCCGACGGCACCCGCGTGGGCGAGCTCGACGAGGAGATGGTGTACGAATCACGGCGCGGCGAGGTCTTCCTGTTGGGAGCATCGAGCTGGCGCATCGACGACATCACGCGGGACCGCGTCGTGGTCTCCCCCGCCCCGGGCGAGCCGGGCAAGATGCCGTTCTGGCACGGCGACCGGCCCGGGCGCCCGATCGAGCTCGGACGGGCGATCGGTGCGTTCACTCGCGAGCTCCGGGGCAAGCGCCGCGACGAGGCCCTGACACGCCTGCGTGACGACGTCGGGCTCGACACGTGGGCCGCCGACAACCTCGTCACCTACCTCGACGAGCAGGTGGAAGCCACGGGTGCCGTCCCCGACGACCGCACGATCGTCGTGGAGCGGTTCCGCGACGAGATCGGTGACTGGCGCGTCTGCGTGCTGTCCCCGTTCGGCGATCGGGTGCACGCCCCGTGGGGGCTCGCGATCGAGGCACGGCTCGAGGAACGGTTCGGCCCCGGCGCCCAGGTGCTCTGGGGCGACGACGGCATCGTGATCCGCCTCCCCGAGGCGGTCGACCGCATCCCGGTCGAGGACCTGCTGTTCGAGCCCGAGGCGGTCGAGGCGGCCGTCGTCGAGGCGCTGCCGGGCACGGCGATGTTCGCGAGCGTCTTCCGCGAGGCGAGCGCACGGGCACTCCTGCTCCCCCGGCAGCGACCCGGAAGGCGCACCCCGCTGTGGCAGCAGCGGCAACGGAGCGCCGACCTGCTCGTGGAAGCCGCGAAGCACCCCACGTTCCCGATGCTGCTGGAGACGACCCGCGAGTGTCTCCGCGACGTCTTCGACGTGCCGGCGCTGCGCGAGGTGATGGGCGACCTGCGATCGCGGCGCACGAAGCTCGTGGCCGTCGAGACGGACCACGCGTCGCCGTTCGCGCAGTCGTTGCTGTTTCGGTGGATCGCCGTCTTCATGTACGAGGCAGACGCACCGCTCGCCGAGCGACGCGCCGCCGCCCTGGCCCTCGATCGCGACCTGCTGCGGGAACTGCTCGGGGCCGAGGAGCTCCGCGATCTGCTCGATCCTCGCGCCATCGACGAGGTCGTCCTCGAGCTGCAGCGGCTCGCCGAGGGCCGCCGGGCCAGGGGCACCGACGGCGTCCACGACCTGCTCCGAAACCTCGGCCCTCTCGACGACGCCGAGGTGCGCGCCCGTGCCGACGGCGACGGCGACGCCTTGACGCGCGCCTTGATCGACGACGGGCGGGCCATCCGTGCGCGAGTCGCCGGCGTGGAGCGCGTCGCCGCGGTCGAGGACGCCGCCCGGCTCCGCGATGCGCTCGGCGTCTCCCTGCCCCGCGGGCTGCCCGGCGCCTTCACCGGTCCCACCGATCGAGCGCTGCACGATCTCGTCTCGCGGTACGCACGCACGCACGGACCGTTCGTGCCGGCCGAGCCGGCCGAGCGGTTCGGCGTCTCGGTCGACCGGGTGGAGGCCGCCCTCGCCGAGCTCGAGGCCGGGGGCACGCTGACCCAGGGCGGATTCTCGCCCGGGGGCGTCGGGCACGAGTGGTGCGATGCCGACGTGCTCAGACGACTGCGTCAACGTTCGCTCGCCGCGCTCCGTCGCGAGGTCGAACCGGTCGAGGCTGCGGCGTTCGCTCGATTCCTACCCGCGTGGCAAGGGGCCGACCGTCCGAACGGAGCATCGGACGCGCTCGTCGAGGCGATCGGACATCTGCAGGGGGCGGCGATCCCGGCATCGATCCTCGAGACCGACGTACTGCCGGCGCGCGTGCGAGGCTATCGGCCCGCCGACCTCGACGCGATCGCCGCGAGCGGCGACCTCGTCTGGATCGGCGCCGGCGGCCTCGGCGCCGATGACGGCCGGGTGGTGCTCAGCTTCCGCGGCCAGGCGAGCGCGCTCCTGCGCGACCGTTCCGACGGTGAACGCCCCGACGACGCCGTCCACGACGCGATCCGCTCGCACCTGGCCGAGCGCGGGGCATCGTTCTGGACCGACCTCGTGCAGGCGGCCGGCACGGCCGACGAGCGCGTGCTCCTGACCGCCCTGTGGGACCTGGTGTGGGCGGGCGAGGTGACGAACGACACGCTGGCGCCGCTCCGCGCGTTCGTGCGAGGCGCCTCGGCTCGGATCCGGGCCCCGCAGCCCGGCAGGCGGCCCCGACCGGGCGCGCTGCGCAGGACCGGACCGCCCGCCGGCGCCGGCCGATGGTCTCTCACCACCGGCCTCCTCGAGCCGGGTCTCTCGCCCACCGAGAACGCGCACGCCAGAGCGCTGCAGCTGCTCGATCGCCACGGCGTCGTGACGCGTGAGGCGGCCCTGGCCGAGTGCACCCCCGGCGGCTACGCCGGCGTCTACCCGATCTTGAAGGCGCTCGAGGAAGCCGGCGCCGTGCGCCGCGGGTACTTCGTGGCCGGCCTCGGGGCGGCGCAGTTCGCGATGCCGGGGGCCGTCGACCGGCTCCGTGCGGCCAGGGTGACGGCGTCGCTGGATGACCCTGCCCCGCTCGTGCTCGCCGCCGCCGACCCGGCCCAGCCGTACGGAGCGGCGCTCGCCTGGCCCGAGGCCCCCGGGCGCGCCTCCCGCGCGGCCGGCGCGTACGTCGTGCTGGTCGACGGTCGCGTCGCCGCCTTCCTCGAGCGGGGCGCTCGCTCACTCGTCACGTTCGACGTCGACGCCGGGTCCTGGGCCGACGCGCTCGCATCCCTCGTGAAGGACGGGCGTCTCCGTCGGGTCGAGCTGGTGCGCATCGACGGTGAGCCGTCAGCGTCGTCGCCCCACGCCGAGCGGCTGCGCCAGGCGGGGTTCGTCGACGGGTACCGCGGGCTCACGCTCCGAGGCTGA
- a CDS encoding DNA-formamidopyrimidine glycosylase family protein, whose translation MPEGDTIHRTAASLAAALGHSVVTRFETPRLRRTRGPHHPIPRPGERIDRVEARGKHLLIRCTGGLTLHTHMRMNGSWHLYRSGQRWRRSARSMVVAIGTADVDAVCFAAPMVELLTDDEVDRHPVLAALGPDLCDVDPDLDEVVHRLRSLDPATETGVALLDQTMAAGIGNVYRAEAAWACGIDPFRPIASLGEPTRRALYATASRLLRANLGTPRRTTVPGGFAVYERAGRACPRCGSTIATRRQGERARSVWWCPRCQR comes from the coding sequence GTGCCCGAGGGCGACACGATCCACCGCACGGCGGCCTCCCTCGCGGCCGCGCTCGGCCACTCGGTGGTGACTCGGTTCGAGACGCCGCGTCTTCGACGGACGCGTGGACCTCACCACCCGATCCCCCGCCCCGGGGAACGCATCGATCGCGTCGAGGCACGAGGCAAGCACCTGCTGATCCGGTGCACCGGAGGGCTGACGCTGCACACCCACATGCGCATGAACGGATCGTGGCACCTTTACCGTTCCGGGCAGCGATGGCGCCGAAGCGCACGATCCATGGTGGTCGCGATCGGCACCGCCGACGTCGACGCGGTCTGCTTCGCTGCACCGATGGTCGAGCTGCTCACCGACGACGAGGTCGACCGCCATCCCGTCCTCGCCGCGCTCGGCCCGGACCTCTGTGACGTCGATCCCGACCTCGACGAGGTGGTGCACAGGCTCCGGTCCCTCGACCCCGCCACCGAGACCGGGGTCGCGCTCCTCGACCAGACGATGGCGGCGGGCATCGGCAACGTGTACCGGGCCGAGGCCGCGTGGGCGTGCGGGATCGATCCGTTCCGCCCGATCGCGAGCCTCGGCGAACCCACGCGACGGGCGCTCTACGCGACCGCGAGCCGGCTGCTCCGGGCGAACCTCGGCACGCCTCGACGGACGACGGTTCCCGGGGGATTCGCGGTCTACGAGCGAGCAGGGCGGGCGTGCCCGCGATGCGGCAGCACGATCGCCACGCGACGCCAGGGAGAACGGGCCCGCAGCGTCTGGTGGTGCCCCCGCTGTCAACGGTGA